Below is a genomic region from Verrucomicrobiota bacterium.
CCGGTGGACGTGCTGGTGAACCGGATGCGAAAACCATTAGCCGTGTGGTTGCCCGCCAGAAATCCCATCGCAAGAAACGGCGATGATCCGGGTCGTTTACTGGACATGGACAACCCGTTCGGGATTGTAACGATCCGACCTGCGGAATTTCTGCGGAGAATCAAGGCATAAGGGTGTCATGCAAGCCACTCTGGGAATGCACGATCAAGCGAAGGAATAGGTGGCCATGCTGACCTTGCACTTGGGATGCGTGGTGCCCGAATAACCTGAGTGGGATCAATTCAATGACCAGAGAAAGCGAGTTTCCCTCAGGGCACCCACCAGGCATAGAGCAGATAACAAATGATCGTGCCCACTACTGCCACGGCTAGCCCAGCGGCGCGCCGGCGTTTAAGAAACACGACCAACACCAGTCCCGTGAGGGAAACCAGGCACATCAGAATCGCTGAAACATCTATCATCCAGGACCAGACGCGTCCGGTGTCCCGGCCTTTGTGCAGATCGTTGATGATGGCTGTGAATCCCATCCGGGTCTCGTTCAACTCGTACGTACCCGTGTCCCGGTTGATGAAGGTGTCCGCGGCGTAGCCGGGGCCCTTGAAGGAAACCGTGCACTGTGAATCTTCCACCCGGAAATCGCTCAACGCACCCTTGACCGAATGGGTTCGGCGAAGGAATTCAACAATTTCAAGCCGGGCCACGTTACTGCTCTCCGCCGGTTTGA
It encodes:
- a CDS encoding PepSY-associated TM helix domain-containing protein, with product MSKPASTGLAAFLRWLHLYLSLFSFAALFFFAVTGVTLNHADWFYGDKQQTVQCKGQLNVRWVKPAESSNVARLEIVEFLRRTHSVKGALSDFRVEDSQCTVSFKGPGYAADTFINRDTGTYELNETRMGFTAIINDLHKGRDTGRVWSWMIDVSAILMCLVSLTGLVLVVFLKRRRAAGLAVAVVGTIICYLLYAWWVP